The sequence below is a genomic window from Cicer arietinum cultivar CDC Frontier isolate Library 1 chromosome 6, Cicar.CDCFrontier_v2.0, whole genome shotgun sequence.
TTAAtagattatttataattatgagttaatttaattgaatatttttttttataatactacTTGAATTTAttggaatatttttataattaatttttaatctatttttttttttttactttaggCGTGGATCATGCAAGATTTTTCTATCATCTGGTATGAAGAGTCCCTTCCACATGCATGTTTGTTCGTTCCACATCGAGGTCATCCACTGGGAGAGACATACGAAAATAACTGGATCAATTGGAGATATAAGATTATTGGTTTTTTCCCTACGACGACCACCGTCTGACTCATCTATTGGAGGAAATATGTGGCTACTCTAGTTAGATTAGATGTGGATCTAGGATGAAGGGTCACCACTTGCCTAAGCGCATGTTAAGAAATATGGATAGATCCAAATATCCATACATATATGCTCCTCCAACCATGAGTATGCAGGAGGTCGATCATGCATATCTGAATTTAGGTTGTATCTAGTGGACAAGAGTTGAAAAACCGTAGTCGGATATATAACTTATTTTTAGAAGGTTTTCCATCATttcatgtaatattttttagaggGAAATCCTTTGAGACCTGTAGACTTGTAGGTCATCATGCAATAAGAGTCTGCGTCTGATGTAGCTGACATGTTGCAAGTTTACATAATGGTTAGAGATCTTGCTCTTGAAGCACATATGAGACGCTGGAGGAGGGAACTCATGCATGTGAACGTGTTCAACAGATTATTTGTCACAAAcatgatgtatttttatatcGTAGGAAGATATGAAGTAgcattagaaataaaataacacaataatttttatgtatttgagAGTATTACGTTTGACTTAAATgtacattattttaatattttgattaaatgtacatgattttaattttgatttatttgatattttgtcAAATGCTTATATTTGTGTTTTCTAGAATAAAAATTGTTTGTGTGCCTGAATTgctgataaaaataatttaagttaaaaattacataaataacataaattaaaaattatataaacataaataagaTAACATAACACAATTATGTCattacataatttaaattaaaaataacaactttTATTAACTAAATCACGAATCTATTAAATTGGTGACAACGATTGTTGAAGAGTTTCCCTTACTTGGAGAACATTTACTTCGGGAACACGTAACATAAACCTTGTTGGTCCTTTGCTTGTGTAAACATTCTTAAATGCGAACATGGATCTTAGGTCAATACTATTCGTAACACACATCTAATCAAAATGAATAGTACCTTATGTGTTGCTATTTGTGAGTATGATGTAAGGacaataatatgatatattaatcACTTTTGTAGTGATGTTACATGAGTTCATCGAACAAATACATCTTTTGCACAATTAGATCCTCCCATAATTCTGGTTTGTGGTGCACTCTGCATTCTATAGATGTTATTAAGTATATTCAACCGTATTTCAAGTAtacataaacaaaattattttgattgacTCATCTAATACACAAAATATGTGAAGTTGGATTTGGTTGTGGATCACCTAGTAGTGGTAGAAAGTTTTTAGAAACTCCATCTTAAAATATCGTCAACTCTATTGTATTGAGTTGCAACACGATATCCCATTTTTGAAAATGACATCCATTTTTATGTAGTTACTTTATAAAACTTTGTAGGATACAACTCGTctttaataacatttaattgTTTATCTAACTAATACAATTTTACATTATCTAacttgtgtttatttatttctctaacTGAAAATATTTATCCTCTATTATCCCGTGGAGAATGATTCTTTTGATCAAATATGGTTTTCTTAAAGTATTCATTACTTGATTTGTCCAACTTAATCAAAAACAATTTTGCGCATTTACATGTGAAAGTCAAGCCACCAATACAAAAGCAAAAAATGAAagcataagaaaaatataaaacaagagAAGACATAAACAAcactaaaaacaaataaaacgaAAGCGTTTCGACACAGACGCTAGTCAGGAAACTAACCGCAAAGCAATAGAATCAAATTCAGAGAGtgactctctctctctctgattTGATCAATTTCAATCCTAAAGTCTTCGTATCCGCTAAGATCAAAGCTCTAAACTTTCGTGTTTTGGGTTCTTGTTTCTCTCTTCGCTTCCGATCGATCCAATTCTCTTCTAATGGCTACGATCGGACACAACAATCTTAATGCAAAATTGGTATGTTTTACTTTCTCAATTTCCTTTTCTCTTTATTCCGATAATACCCtccaacttttatttttgttttcttcagGTTCTCCTTGGGGATATGGGTGCCGGAAAATCTAGCCTCGTTTTGCGCTTTGTTAAGGGTCAATTTCTCGAATTTCAggttattttataaaacattttttatttttatttttataattattattatgttgatttctgAGATTTGATTGGGAAATTCTTCAAGTTCAAAGAGTCTCCTTGTTTTTCTACTTAGAGTTATTATTGGGGTTGTTACATAGACATGTGCTGAATTGAGCTAATTTATGCTGATTCGGCTATGAGGTTAATCAAACTGGAATTGGGTATTTCTCAATAAATACGACAAGGGAGATTCATTCAACTCCTTGAAACtttaaattttgatcttttccacacaatactttacttttatttccttttttattttcttaacaagTGCCCTAaaccttttttattttcctaACAAGTGCCCTACAATTAAGTACATTTTAAAATGATTGTGAAAGTTATGGAGTAGTTAATACACTTTGGAATGAAGGTGTCTCTAGTGTCTGACATGGCAAGATGCATGTTGCTACATTAAATCACTTCTATATTCTTAAATTATTGTTGGTGTTTACGTGTTAGTATTGTGTCTAGTGTCCATGTCTGTTTAAGTGCTTCACAGGTGGGAGTGATCACTAGTGAGTGTAAGTTGTAAGAAATGATTAGTTATATTTGGGTTGTACACGGTTTTTAAGGAAgtgattaattaaattgatttgaatggtaaaaataatatcatttacaAAAACACTCTTATTAGTTGTAGTTAGTGGAGTAGTTAAGGGAcaattattttgagaaatgagaaaaaaataacaaatgttGCATTGGTATTCTAAAGTACAACTATTTTGAGACAGAGAAAAAGTTTACATGTGACATTTAATCTGAGACAGAGGGAGTACATTTTAATGAGGCCGGGTACATGTGATTATGTGAATGAATGCATCTGGGTTCTGACTCGTGAGCACTGTTATTTTGTGCTTGATGATGAGccttaaacataagaaaataatgtatatttttttgatgagtttatatgatcttTTGTGGTGCAGGAATCAACAATAGGGGCGGCATTTTTTTCTCAGACATTGGCAGTAAACGATGCAACGGTGAAATTTGAGATTTGGGACACGGCAGGACAAGAGAGGTACCATAGCTTGGCTCCCATGTATTACAGAGGTGCTGCTGCAGCTATCATTGTCTACGACATCACTAGCACAGTATGATGTCTTGCCTTCTTATATTTCTGAATACCTACTTAATTTGGGAATTGccttttaagaaaataacttaaCTTGTCTATCTTTGCCGTGTGCATTGACTAACTGTTTTTGATTTGTAATTTAATGCTGCTGGTTTTTCTTGCCTATGTATTTTATCTACAATATTTAACACTGAACATGGAAAAAAGTTGCTGCCTGTTTGTCCTGGCTGATAGGATTCATAATCAGTGGTTATGGATAAGCAATTTGCCTTTTTTTTGCTGCATTTCttagataaaataaatgtatttctGAACTGATGTGATATTGTCTTTAATGATTTtccctattttattatttttatagctTTATTGATTCAAAGTTAATATGTTGAAAATGTTCTGATTCTGGCTGGGTGGAATATGCATATGTGCGGAGTATACCTTAAAATGGAGTATAGGGAAATACAATTCGGACCCAGAAGTTTAATAAGTACAGAGTGTAGTATCCAGAATGATACCTATTATCGAATCATATCCAACTTTTAACATGCTATATATGCTCCTCATCAGGAAACAACATTACTTTATATTCCAGAACAATTCTCATAACTATTGTATGCACAGGGCCCACATATTCTAATCCATGGTATCACTTCTTCTCAAAGCTAATGAATGTTTTTCTCCCTGTCTTGTATTGGAATTATGTTTTTCTTAGAAGATGGGAAGAAGCAAGGATTAAACTCTTGACCACTTAGTTAAGGAAGCTGATACCATATTAATAAGCAACCTTCTAAAACCTTAAGCTGTTAGTTGCAGCCTCATGGTTAGTTTCATTTCTAACATAACTTATCCAAGGTCCTATGAAATTTgacaagatatatatatatatttctagaTTTGGAATTAGTATGCTGAACGTCAAACTATAATTGgtgcaaaattttgaaaattgagtaCTGTATAATGAATCAACAACATATTTTGAATTTCTATAaggaaaaatcatattttcccTAAATGTGGGAATAGATCAAATATGTTAACAGGGTTCTTTCTTTTGTCTTGTGGTTGGGTTGGGCCCAATACTctttaacattttaataatctattttcttaatattttttaacatgattacttctattttctatttttaggaTTCCTTTTCACGAGCTAAGAAGTGGGTCCAGGAGCTTCAAAAGCAAGGTATTAACTTAATTGGTTTccagaattttttttcttctaaaaaggAAGAGAATTGATAGATTGTAAAAGGAGATTAAGCTATGTACATAACCATTTGTGAACTTTTGGATGCTACCtacttgtaaataatttttgcTACATTCATCAATGTCAATGCTccttatgtaattttttatgttttatcatAATGATTATGTGCATGAGAACATTGTAAATACTAATTAGTTAGGGAGATTCAAGATTCCATTTACAGAGAACCAGATACACATATTGAACTTTTGAGTGTAACAAGTGACAtgatatttcataaaaaaaaagttacatatGATATTAAATGATTTGAataaatatctagttattttttCAATGGTACATGTTACTAGAAGGAGTCAGTTACCAATGATGTACATTCTTGATCAACCTACAATAGGTGCTAATTCCTGTGTTGAAAAATTAAGACTCTGATTTGAGAGTTTGTGCTGATGTATTACATGAATTATGGGATACTTTTGATTTTCCTCTAGTAATACAGGGTTTGTGATAGCTGTACTAATTGCTTAACTAGATTGTCAAATAATTCTCTAATTTTTCGTGTTGTTGCAGGCAATCCAAACATGGTCATGGCTTTTGCGGGCAACAAATGTGACTTGGAAGACAAAAGAAAAGTTACAGCCGAAGTAAGTGTTATTGTTCTCCAATATTGCTTTTTATGCCATTTTATCAGTTATCAAGAATTATAATCTTATAACAATTGTTGAAGAATAAAGAGAAATTagatttgattttcttttattttatattattttgtttatttttattttatgattctgtcattattactcagtattagtattgtaatttctttttctatataAGCAACTTAGGActgtagtaataaaatatgaaagtattttgtcttttactttcttcatggtATCAAGAGCTTTTAGTTAGGGTTCCACAAACCAGTGGGATTTGAGCTCCAAAACTAAAAGGGTTAAACCTCCGACCTTGTGACGCGGGTTAAAACGCTTTAACCAACTGAGTTAAAGGGTCGATCCTACTTGTTTTTTATCTACCTAATGGCAACCTTTATGGGTAGCGGCGTCAGCAACAACGATGGTTTGGGTGAAAAATCAGAAGTAGTCAACAACGATGGTTAACAACGCCGACAATATTGGTTCAGGCGGCAGTGGCGGCTAGAAtgatttttccaatttttttggCCATGAGAGAACTTCTAATGCCCTCAAGGTTGAAATCCAGAAACTCAATAGgaaaaattatgtcaaatggTCCCAAACCGCAAGATTGATACTAGACGGTAAGGGAAAATATGGTTTCCTCACAGGAGAGGTGCAAATGCCTGTCACAATCAATCTGAATGACAGTTTTTGGAAATCTGAGAACTTTGTTATTGTTGCTTGGCTGTTTAGTAATATGGAATCAACGATTAGAAAACATTTTATGTTTTTGCCTACTGCGAAGGAAGTTTGGGAGGTTGTCAAAGAAACATATTCTGACATTCAGAATTCTTCTCAATTTTCGATCTCAAATCACGATTTTGGCATGCCAAACAAGGAGATAGAGATGTCACTACCTATTATAATGAATTGATGACACTATGGCAAGAATTGGATCTCTGCTATGATGATCATTGGAAGTGCTGCGACGCCAGTGTTTTGTTTCTTAAGAGACAGGAGAACGACCGAGTATTCATGTTCTTGGTTGGGCTTAATAAGCGGCTTGACGAAGTTGGGAAAGATTCCATCGCCGTCACTTTGGGAAGTGTTCTCAGAAGTTAGAAGAGAAGAGGCGAGATAATGTGTTATGATGGGTATGTCACCTTCTGTTGTTGAGGTTGAAAGATCTGCCCTAGTCACTAAGAATGAAGACGGGAAGAAAGGTAGCAAGAAACCATGACGCGAACATTGCAAACGTACATGGCACACACGTGATACATGTTGGAAGCTCCATTGAAAACCtttaaattggaagaaaaaaggaGGAAACGAAGGTCATGCTCTTCAAGTCAGTCTCTTTCAAAGCACATCTCCTCTCACCAAGGAACAATTAGTTCAATTGTACAAACTCCTTGAGTCTCAAACTTCTTCTTGCTCTATAGCTCAGAGAGGTAATTTTCCAAATACTGCTACTTAGTGTCACTCCCAGCCATACTTGGATTATCGATTCTGGTGCTATTGATTATATGACTGGAGAGTCGAGTCTGTTTTACTCTTATAGTCCTTGTGCAGGtaaccacaaaattaaaattgcagatGGCTCTCTTTCAGCCATTGCAGGGAAATGTTCTGTTATTCTGTCACCTGTGTTAACCATAAAAGATGTCTTACATGTTCCCAATTTATCATGTAATCTGTTATCCATTACTAAActaataaatgatataaattgTCAAGCTAACTTCTTTCATTCTCATTTCACTTTTAAGGATTTGAGCACGGGGAAGATGATTGGCAATGCTAAGGAGAGTAGAGGACTCTATTATCTTGACAATGGACTCGACTTCAAAGACCAACAAAAAACGTGTACCTGCTTTGAATCTATTTATGTTCcttctaataatgatgatattataTTATGGCATTTACAGTTAGAAGATCTTAGTTTTCTGTATTTGAACTGtttgtttcctaaattattttctaagaaaGACCCGTCTTTATTTTATTGTGAAACTTATGAATTTACTAAACATCACCGTTCTTTTTCTACACAAccatataaacaatcaaaaccGTTTGCAGTTATTCAtagtgatgtttggggtcctaatagaataaacacattttataataaaaaatggtttataacttttattgatgatcatactagaatttgttattgaaagaaaaatcggAAGTTGAACGTtgtcaaaaatttctttaaaatggtgcacactcaataccaaacaaatattcaagtcTTCAGAAGTGACAAtggtaaagaatattttaatatacttttgtctgatttttttcttgcaaatggggttgttcatcaaagttcttgtgttaatacaccccaacaaaatggaattgcagaGAGAAAGAATAAGCGTTTTATTGAGGTTGCTAgagctttactatttgcaaataaGGTTCCAAAATATTTGTGGGGTGAAGCTGTTTTAACtacatcatatttaattaattgaatgccatctaaagttttagattttcatacccctcttGATGTTTTTCGAAATTATTTTCCTTTGACTAGTGTCTCTGCTGATTTTGCCACTAAAAGTTTTTGGTTGCACTGCTTTTGTTCATGCACATAAACAACTCGACAAACTCGAGCCACAAgcaataaaatgtgtgtttacTGGTTACTCTCCAACTCAGAAGGGGTATCagtgttttgaaccaaaataaaaaagaatttttgtaacCATGGATGTTACTTTTGTTGAAAATCAAACCATTTTTTACTGACATTCATCTTCATGGGGGAAATTTTAAGGAAGATTcatcttttacttttgaaaacatAATTACTTTAAGTGATATAGTGTTGTCACAAAATTATGAGGCTTATGTTGatgcaccaaaagaaaatgTCCAAGAATCCATATTGGAACTCAATCCACTTATGAATGAGGTTTCGACAGATTCAGGAGCGacaatttcaaatgaaaatcacAGTGATCAAATTCTTGATCTCAATAATAACGAAGGACCACCTGAAATGCCACAACATAATGACTCATATAAAGAGACACAAAGCGGGTTTACTACAATTGACCCTACTTGAGAGGGAAATGTCTTTGAAAGAAGAAACCATAAACAGAGAAATGAAGGATCCATTCCCCGACCCTTCCAAGATTCTGAACCAATAGATAATCCATCTTGATACATGTAAGTCTTCTTCTGTTCTTAAGAGTCATGTCGAGTATCCTGATATAGACCTTCCTATTGCAATTAGAAAACCTGTTAGATCATGCACTAAATATCATTTGTCTAATTATGTGTCATACTcaaaattgtcttcttcattTGCTGCATTTACCTCTAAGTTGTTTGCTgtagaaattccaaaaaatatacaagaggctctaaaaattccaaagtgGAAGGAAGTTGTTCTTGAGGAGATGAGAGCTCTTGAGAAGAATCAAACTTGGAGAGTCATGACGTTACTTAGAGGAAAGAATATTGTTGGCTGTAAATGGGTATTTACTGTGAAATATAATTCTGATGACACAGTTGAAAGATACAAGGCATGCTTGGTTGTAAAGGGTTTACTCAGACATATGACATTGCAAAATTAAACACTACTAGAATTCTCTTGTCTTTGGCAGTGAATTTAGATTGGTCTCTTAACCAACTTGATGTAAAGAATGCTTTTctgaatggtgatttggaggagaAAGTATACATGGATAGTCCACCTGActttgaagataaatttggttcaaatgtgtGCAAACTACAAAAATCCCTTTACGGTCTCAAGCAATCCCCAAGGGCttggtttgaaaaattcacTCAGTTGGTCAAAAGGCAAGGATATATGCAAGGACAATCAGACCATACTTTGTTCATGAAGTTCTCTAATGTTGGTAAAATTGCAATTCTAAttgtatatgtagatgatattattctTACAAGAGATGACATTGTTGACATGAaaagattgaagaaaaatttggcaaaagaatttgagatcaaaGATTTAAGTgcgcttaaatattttcttggtatgGAAGTTGCTCGTTCAAAGAAGGGAATTGttgtttctcaaagaaaatacatcctAGATCTCTTGGAAGAAACTGGGATGAGTGGGTGTAGACCAGCAGATACTCCTATGGAATTAAATGCTAAACTTTGGGAGAAAGGCAGTGTTCCTGTTGAGATTGGAAGATACCAGAGGTTAGTCggcaaacttatttatctagCCCACACTAGACCTGACATCGCTTTCTCTGTGAGTGTTGTAAGTCAATTCATGCATTCTCCCTATGAAGAACACTTAGAGGCAGTTTATCGGATCTTAAGGTACTTGAAATCCAATCTTGAAAAGGGTTTGGGCTTTAAGAATACTAATGACAGATAAGTCTTTATATTTacagatgctgattgggcagAATCAATTACTGATAGAAAATCCACCACTGGATATTGTGTCTATGTTTGGGGAAATTTAGTTACttggagaagtaagaaacaaggGGTTGTTGCTCGAAATAGTGCAGAAGCTGAATTCAGAGCAATGGCTCAAGGTATCTGTGAACTTTTATGGATTCGTAAACTCTTGGATGAACTGAACATGAAAGTTGACTCACCCTTAAAATTGTTCAAAGATAGCAAAGCAACACTAAGTATAGCTCACAACCCTGTACAACATGATAGAACCAAGCACATTGAGATTGACCgccatttcataaaagaaaaaattgatgctgGAATTATATGTCTGCCATTTGTGACTTCCAATCAGCAAATTGCTGATATCTTGACAAAAAGTTAGGCAAGACCCAATTTTGAGCGACTTTTATAGCCAAGTTGGGCATGACAGATATTTATGCACCAACTTGATGGTGGTGTTGAAGAATAAAGAGAAATcagatttgatttgatttgattttatattattatgtttatttttattttatgattatgtcATTATTAATCAGTAttactattataatttattttcctatataaacaacTTAGGGctttagtaataaaatatgaaagtattttgtcttttactttcttcaataATATTTGTGTTGTGTGGGCaaagtatataaaaaagaacaatGACACATGTTATGCCTACAAATAAATAACAGAGCAACAGGGATTGATATGTTCACATGAAATTTTGGACAAGAAATTAGTCACAGGTATAATATAAAACACAATGTTTCCATTGTCAGATTTCACAAAttgatattgcttttgaaaattgtttgaaACCGACATAAATTTTTCCAACACAAGAATGTTGGGGGTAGAATTCAAGGTTTTCAATCTTTCATAAAACAACTAATATAAATGGTAATTTTGCCTGCACAGTGTAAATTGGACAAACTGGCTTAAATGGTTTATCTACAGTGATGCTTGCTGATTTTGTCCCGTAGGATAGTTGTACTACCATCTTGCTAATTTTCTACTATCATAAAACTTCAATTTTGACAAATAGATgctataatatttaatttaccaTTGCAGCGTGTTTGGATTCTTTTATGATCGGTAGCTTGTACATGTTTGATAATTTCATAGTTTATAGAACCGATATACCATGATGAATAATCATATTTCTTGGACCTACTGGTTTAACACTTTTGATTCATTGGTAATGCAGGAAGCACGTGTGTACGCTGAGGAAAATGGTTTGTTTTTCATGGAGACCTCTGCCAAATCTGCAGCCAATGTTAATGATGTATTTTATGAAATAGGTGAGTCAATTTCTATTATATATACTTTAGGCTGCTGAATGCGgttcttgttttattatttttttttattgaatccCTTagagattattatttttttttattgaatccCTTAGAGAAAAAAAGTAGAGAACAATATTAGCCCAAGGAGTGGGACCATAGAAACATAATTTGCTGGGCCCCCTAGCGAACTGCAAATTGGTTCGCGCATAACAATTTGCAGTACTTTGATCATAGAAATTGGTCAACTCAATTGACCGGTCTTTAAACAACTATGATGACCAGGAAAGTTGACATCATTTATTGATGTAAAGTGCAATGTATCTGCTCCCATAGTACCTTTCTTAAGGTGATGTGGTGCTCTTTTATAGATAAATCCTTGTTTATAAACTCCTGATGTGGGACTATTTTAACTGGTTGACCAATTTGAACACTTAAACTAGAGAGACTATAAGCTATATGCTgtcaaaacaatattttatttgggACTATTCTTATGGTATTGTTATTAATTGTtgagtttaattactttttcattttataattgttaatgtgttaaaaaaatgttaatcatATTAGTTATGATTCCTTTAAAAACAACATacataaatattgaaaaagGCTTGTTCCACTTCCTACAGGCTTAATTGACTTAACACTACCtaacaaatttcaaatttagtcTTTTAACATTtcaagttaatttttatttcttttaagcaatttagtttttgttgatgttattttatattttttagtaagtaatttatcttttttaactATACtagataaaataattgttaacaACGTACTGattaaaatattacaacataCCAAGAACCCAATAGTGTACTGATTATCTATATCCCCACATACCCAATATTCAAGAGTTGCAAACCGTGTAACCGTACCACGTACCGAAGAGAACTGCGAATCAGATGACTATGAGTGGGACAGTTATCTTGAAGGGAATTGAGAAAATATCTGTCCCCACTTCACAGCCCAAAGACATTGCTATTAAATTCTCAACTGAGTGAAGTTAAATTCCTAAAATCTTCTCTAATTGGTTATAGGCCATGGCGCAGTTGTCTGAACCTTTTCATACTTCATAAAATCTTCTCTAATTGGTTGTAGGCCTAAGCCATGATGGTGCATTTTTCTGAACCTTCTCAAGACATACCTTGTTTGTGAAACTTGTCTTCTGTCCATTATTTGTACCCTTTTTGGTCTCTTTAATGTTGCCAAATATTTTCCCTTGTGTCCTTATTACACTTCATTGCAACATGCTTGGATTATTTTTCTTCTGTGCCTAGCAGGCTTCCAATTTATGTTTGTGGCgtatcaaatattatttatttagttattttattactctCTGAATTTCTGTTAA
It includes:
- the LOC101489102 gene encoding ras-related protein RHN1 isoform X1; this encodes MATIGHNNLNAKLVLLGDMGAGKSSLVLRFVKGQFLEFQESTIGAAFFSQTLAVNDATVKFEIWDTAGQERYHSLAPMYYRGAAAAIIVYDITSTDSFSRAKKWVQELQKQGNPNMVMAFAGNKCDLEDKRKVTAEDLSTGKMIGNAKESRGLYYLDNGLDFKDQQKTYSGATISNENHSDQILDLNNNEGPPEMPQHNDSYKETQSGFTTIDPT
- the LOC101489102 gene encoding ras-related protein RHN1 isoform X2, coding for MATIGHNNLNAKLVLLGDMGAGKSSLVLRFVKGQFLEFQESTIGAAFFSQTLAVNDATVKFEIWDTAGQERYHSLAPMYYRGAAAAIIVYDITSTDSFSRAKKWVQELQKQGNPNMVMAFAGNKCDLEDKRKVTAEEARVYAEENGLFFMETSAKSAANVNDVFYEIAKRLPRAQPSQNPAGMVLVDRPAEGSKAASCCS
- the LOC101489102 gene encoding ras-related protein RHN1 isoform X3, giving the protein MATIGHNNLNAKLVLLGDMGAGKSSLVLRFVKGQFLEFQESTIGAAFFSQTLAVNDATVKFEIWDTAGQERYHSLAPMYYRGAAAAIIVYDITSTDSFSRAKKWVQELQKQGNPNMVMAFAGNKCDLEDKRKVTAEDLSTGKMIGNAKESRGLYYLDNGLDFKDQQKT